From the genome of Leptospira licerasiae serovar Varillal str. VAR 010, one region includes:
- a CDS encoding LIC_10740 family protein, which translates to MNLQKIKEIWNRFLAQLDTFYAWVFGLATRAADSKESKRILFLTYSWIIVLLFLTGFILAGKNPLKLLVPFTLYDLPNFDPRKEIVIYGSDGEGQVFPVKRKVLLTGEDFRHDVLTLVGEAGESSYFDPTVPNASAQYRNLKKLPNLQDSVISIWKRGDVLILDLRKSTLENLLSDMKFRIDYTYASQMTEEQKSAEIERKKLGLLSSAFLATEKTLFENYPDLNRIEYRLGGEAGDLPGLSYLLSSAHTRQP; encoded by the coding sequence ATGAACTTGCAAAAGATTAAGGAAATTTGGAATCGCTTCCTTGCTCAATTGGATACCTTCTATGCTTGGGTTTTCGGGCTCGCAACCAGAGCTGCCGATTCCAAAGAGTCCAAAAGGATATTATTCTTAACTTATTCTTGGATCATCGTATTATTATTTCTTACAGGCTTCATCCTTGCCGGAAAAAATCCTTTAAAACTACTGGTTCCATTTACTTTATACGATCTACCTAATTTCGATCCTAGAAAAGAAATCGTAATATACGGTTCAGATGGAGAAGGTCAGGTATTCCCTGTAAAAAGAAAGGTCCTCTTAACCGGCGAAGACTTTAGACATGATGTTTTGACATTAGTGGGAGAAGCTGGAGAGTCCAGTTATTTCGATCCTACTGTTCCGAATGCTTCCGCTCAATATAGAAATCTAAAAAAACTTCCGAACTTGCAAGACTCAGTCATCTCTATCTGGAAAAGAGGAGATGTATTGATCTTGGATCTGAGAAAGTCCACATTAGAAAATCTACTTTCCGATATGAAATTTAGGATCGATTATACTTACGCAAGTCAGATGACAGAAGAACAGAAATCTGCAGAGATAGAGCGTAAAAAATTGGGCTTATTATCTTCCGCATTCTTAGCTACCGAAAAAACCTTATTCGAAAACTATCCTGATCTAAATAGGATAGAATATCGATTAGGCGGAGAAGCAGGAGATTTACCCGGTTTAAGCTATTTGTTATCTTCCGCCCACACAAGACAGCCTTAA
- a CDS encoding N-acetylmuramoyl-L-alanine amidase family protein: MDKDQILLWGLGFFLIFSAPVFAESRIQTIGKNGYVSFEEIHKKIPGLQSKFESATLVGSISHASGEIRFRIGASFYAINGSLEKTNLPVVYKDKDFLLPPDLVEAIFVRLLPGDVSYEFKEDELVFDLLPKAERLKLSAIIVDAGHGGKDPGTSSDKGMQEKLVSLQVARFLKKFLNKVYPEVRVILTRSNDSFIELERRSEIANKEIQKGGSVLFVSLHCNASISSDVNGFEVYYLSQTPSTETAREVSLFENGISGKKGGSSYGKIQAGMMSSMIQRRSRLLARSVESEMKKNLGPKILSRGVKKADFSVLRGSLMPAILVEMGYLTHNKESEVLADKTHQVKLAKSILEGVRAYELAKD, from the coding sequence TTGGACAAGGATCAAATCCTTCTTTGGGGGTTAGGATTCTTTTTAATCTTTAGCGCACCTGTTTTTGCCGAATCTAGGATACAAACCATCGGCAAGAACGGATACGTTTCCTTCGAAGAGATCCATAAAAAGATCCCGGGACTACAATCCAAATTCGAGTCTGCCACATTGGTAGGCTCTATCTCTCATGCCTCCGGTGAGATACGATTTCGGATCGGAGCTTCCTTTTATGCGATCAATGGTAGTTTGGAAAAAACGAATTTACCTGTGGTCTATAAAGATAAGGATTTCTTACTTCCTCCTGATCTGGTCGAGGCGATCTTCGTTCGTTTATTGCCCGGAGATGTAAGTTACGAATTTAAAGAAGATGAACTTGTATTCGATCTATTACCCAAGGCCGAAAGATTAAAACTTTCCGCAATCATAGTGGATGCGGGACATGGAGGAAAAGACCCGGGGACTTCTTCAGATAAAGGGATGCAAGAGAAGTTAGTATCCCTGCAGGTGGCCCGTTTTTTGAAAAAATTCCTGAATAAGGTATATCCTGAAGTCAGAGTGATACTGACCAGATCCAACGATTCGTTTATAGAATTGGAAAGAAGGTCAGAGATCGCAAATAAAGAGATCCAAAAGGGCGGATCGGTCCTGTTTGTAAGTTTGCATTGTAATGCTTCCATCTCTTCCGATGTAAACGGATTCGAAGTGTATTATTTATCCCAGACCCCTAGTACCGAGACCGCTCGAGAAGTTTCCTTATTCGAAAACGGGATTTCCGGCAAGAAAGGTGGGAGCTCCTACGGCAAGATCCAGGCCGGAATGATGTCCTCCATGATCCAAAGAAGAAGCCGCCTTCTCGCCAGAAGTGTCGAATCCGAGATGAAAAAAAACCTTGGTCCAAAGATATTGTCTAGAGGAGTGAAGAAAGCGGACTTTTCCGTGTTAAGGGGAAGTTTGATGCCTGCAATCCTAGTCGAAATGGGTTACCTCACCCATAACAAAGAATCAGAGGTATTGGCCGATAAAACTCACCAAGTGAAATTAGCCAAAAGTATATTAGAAGGTGTGAGAGCGTATGAACTTGCAAAAGATTAA
- a CDS encoding DEAD/DEAH box helicase: MKFEELNLEPNLQKAIQEAGFTELTPIQEKAIPPGIEGRDVTGLAQTGTGKTVAFLVPTIHSILTRGMQGVSTLILAPTRELVIQISEEAEKLLKYTDYRVVPIIGGTDYKVQNRDLNGLNGLIVATPGRLIDLARSGSADLEKVEFFILDEADRMLDMGFIYDIRWLLHKCKNRKQTLLFSATLSVEVMRLAYRFMNEPVEIQINPDKLITERIDQKLVHLGREEKLPYMVNSILAEELEGQGIIFTNFKANIPKIVYSLRKYGIPITGISSDLDQKKRLRLMRDFKSGKFKFMVATDVASRGIDVENIEVVFNFDLPQDTENYVHRIGRTARAGRVGKSISFCSESDYVELEKIEKYLKQKIDVLPVHEEALTFPAGEFQVFIGGDAFDNAPVERNGNRNQGRDRGPKKQRGDFQRNGNGGNQRGEKNWNRESGDRKKDFNRDSRPAKQNGGHKKRPEAAIQEAQEFLQKADSVFGSNGSRKDRNQKNQNQKKGKQRSDFQKQHSPNHQNHENKKQKSNYDKSKRNLFDINDSKRSSDKKKGSIWTRIKSFFGG, translated from the coding sequence ATGAAATTCGAAGAATTAAATCTAGAGCCTAACCTGCAAAAAGCAATCCAAGAAGCAGGATTTACCGAGCTCACTCCAATACAAGAAAAAGCAATCCCTCCCGGAATAGAAGGTAGGGATGTAACCGGTTTAGCTCAAACAGGGACCGGCAAGACTGTGGCATTCTTGGTGCCTACCATTCACTCCATCTTGACAAGAGGAATGCAAGGAGTCAGCACTCTGATCCTTGCTCCAACTAGAGAGTTAGTGATCCAAATTTCGGAAGAAGCCGAAAAGTTGCTGAAATATACGGACTACAGAGTTGTCCCGATTATCGGCGGAACGGACTATAAAGTCCAGAACAGAGATCTAAACGGACTCAACGGCCTTATCGTTGCTACTCCGGGAAGATTGATCGACCTAGCAAGAAGCGGAAGCGCCGATCTAGAAAAGGTAGAGTTCTTCATTCTGGACGAAGCGGATCGTATGTTAGATATGGGTTTCATATACGATATACGTTGGCTTCTTCATAAATGTAAGAATAGAAAACAAACCTTACTTTTCTCCGCAACTCTCTCGGTCGAAGTTATGCGTCTTGCATATCGTTTTATGAACGAGCCTGTGGAGATACAGATCAATCCGGATAAACTCATTACGGAAAGGATCGACCAAAAACTGGTTCATTTGGGAAGAGAGGAGAAGTTACCTTATATGGTGAACTCTATCCTTGCCGAAGAACTGGAAGGACAAGGAATTATATTCACAAATTTTAAAGCGAATATTCCTAAAATAGTCTATTCTCTCAGAAAATATGGAATTCCTATCACAGGGATCTCTTCCGACCTAGACCAGAAAAAAAGACTTAGACTGATGAGGGATTTTAAATCCGGAAAGTTCAAGTTTATGGTCGCGACCGATGTTGCAAGTCGCGGCATCGACGTCGAAAATATCGAAGTAGTTTTTAATTTCGATCTTCCTCAAGACACCGAGAACTATGTGCATAGGATCGGAAGAACTGCAAGAGCGGGAAGAGTCGGCAAGTCCATCAGCTTCTGCTCCGAATCTGATTACGTAGAATTAGAGAAGATAGAAAAATATCTGAAACAAAAGATAGATGTTCTTCCTGTCCACGAAGAAGCGCTTACATTCCCTGCAGGTGAGTTCCAAGTTTTTATAGGTGGAGATGCGTTTGACAATGCTCCTGTCGAAAGAAATGGGAATAGAAACCAAGGAAGAGACAGAGGTCCCAAAAAACAAAGGGGTGATTTCCAACGTAACGGTAACGGCGGGAATCAAAGAGGGGAGAAAAACTGGAATAGAGAATCTGGAGATCGCAAAAAAGATTTTAACAGAGATTCTCGACCGGCCAAGCAGAACGGTGGTCACAAAAAAAGACCGGAAGCCGCTATCCAAGAAGCCCAAGAGTTTTTACAAAAAGCGGACAGCGTGTTCGGCTCCAATGGCTCTCGTAAAGATAGAAACCAGAAAAATCAGAACCAGAAGAAAGGAAAACAACGTTCCGATTTCCAAAAACAACATTCTCCAAATCATCAAAATCACGAGAATAAAAAACAAAAATCGAATTACGATAAGAGCAAACGTAATCTATTCGATATAAACGATTCTAAAAGATCATCAGATAAGAAGAAGGGATCAATTTGGACAAGGATCAAATCCTTCTTTGGGGGTTAG
- a CDS encoding class I SAM-dependent methyltransferase has protein sequence MSSILELEPHPEYPEAYMVCRRTGVHFYKLAKERHYEDSYFQEEYKNQYKKTYYEDEPQLRNLAKARLEMMSAFQDPKGKTLFEIGSAAGFFLSEAEKKGYKVKGLELSSTEAEYSKDKLGLDVISGSFLDDSIFPKETFDAVCAFFVIEHFPNAELVFDRINKLLKPGGLLFLGLPSLNGPSFQTNPEEWFRTHPSDHFWDYSPDSLKKMLKMYGLVTVYRKPMSYHPNRDKGWKGKYLTHRLFVRYANLSCYADTFHSIAIKKI, from the coding sequence ATGTCCTCAATACTCGAATTGGAACCTCACCCAGAATATCCGGAAGCCTATATGGTATGCCGTCGCACGGGGGTCCATTTCTATAAATTGGCAAAGGAAAGGCATTACGAAGATTCCTATTTTCAGGAAGAATACAAGAATCAGTACAAAAAGACCTACTATGAGGATGAACCTCAGCTTAGAAATTTAGCTAAGGCACGTTTAGAAATGATGAGCGCATTCCAAGATCCGAAAGGAAAAACTCTTTTCGAGATCGGATCTGCAGCAGGCTTCTTTTTATCCGAAGCGGAGAAGAAGGGATATAAAGTCAAAGGTCTGGAGCTTTCCTCCACGGAAGCGGAGTATTCCAAAGATAAATTAGGTTTGGATGTTATCTCCGGTTCTTTTTTGGACGACTCCATTTTTCCCAAGGAAACTTTCGATGCGGTCTGTGCGTTTTTTGTAATAGAACATTTTCCGAATGCGGAGCTTGTTTTCGATAGGATCAACAAATTGTTAAAGCCGGGCGGGCTCTTATTCTTAGGTCTTCCTTCATTGAATGGACCTTCTTTTCAAACTAATCCTGAAGAATGGTTTCGTACTCATCCGTCGGACCATTTTTGGGATTACTCACCCGATTCTCTGAAAAAAATGTTGAAAATGTACGGTCTCGTCACGGTATATAGGAAACCAATGTCATACCACCCTAATAGAGACAAGGGATGGAAAGGCAAATACCTGACACATCGGCTCTTTGTTCGCTACGCAAACCTCTCCTGCTACGCCGACACATTCCACTCAATCGCGATTAAAAAAATATGA
- a CDS encoding RidA family protein, whose product MSILEKIKSLGLELPPAPKAIAAYIPAIQTGNLVFTSGQLPLQDGKLMLTGTLGVGLSVDDVKAAAEQAALNGLAAIAGVIGDLDKIKSIVKIGVFVASSPDFTEQHLVANHASNLLLSIFGEAGRHARFAVGNSALPLGAPLEVEMTVSLG is encoded by the coding sequence ATGAGCATACTCGAAAAAATCAAATCCCTTGGGTTGGAACTCCCACCTGCGCCTAAGGCGATTGCAGCTTATATACCTGCCATACAAACAGGAAATCTAGTATTCACTTCCGGTCAATTGCCCCTCCAAGACGGCAAGCTCATGCTTACAGGAACCCTGGGCGTCGGACTGTCCGTTGACGATGTAAAGGCCGCCGCCGAGCAAGCTGCATTGAACGGACTTGCGGCAATTGCGGGAGTGATTGGAGATCTGGACAAAATAAAAAGTATCGTAAAGATCGGAGTATTCGTAGCTTCCAGTCCTGATTTTACGGAACAACATCTAGTCGCAAATCATGCATCCAATCTGCTCTTAAGTATTTTCGGAGAAGCAGGACGTCATGCGCGCTTTGCAGTGGGAAATTCCGCTCTTCCATTAGGAGCTCCTTTAGAAGTTGAAATGACGGTTTCCTTAGGATGA
- the modB gene encoding molybdate ABC transporter permease subunit has translation MDTFDWNSIRHPLILTLKVTFFSTFFAALLGIFFAYWMSKLRFFGRAFADAVLTLPMVLPPTVLGYYLLVVFGKKGIIGHFLAEQFHYSILFNLHGAVLASTIVSFPLVYRSAKAAFEDLDPEYEEIALTLGKSKWETFLTVILPLSWRGILAGSMMAYARGMGEFGATLMIAGNIPEKTQTIALAIYDSVQSGKDEFSMVLVFVASVTCVLVLTVSGILLKKSHW, from the coding sequence ATGGATACTTTCGACTGGAACTCCATCAGACATCCTCTAATTCTCACACTTAAGGTAACATTCTTCTCCACATTCTTTGCCGCTTTACTCGGAATATTTTTCGCTTATTGGATGTCCAAGTTACGATTTTTCGGAAGGGCATTTGCAGACGCAGTTTTGACTTTGCCTATGGTGCTTCCTCCCACAGTACTCGGATATTATCTATTGGTCGTATTCGGTAAAAAAGGAATAATAGGCCATTTCCTTGCAGAACAATTCCATTATTCTATATTATTTAATTTGCATGGAGCCGTTTTAGCTTCTACAATCGTTTCCTTTCCTTTGGTTTATAGATCCGCAAAAGCTGCCTTCGAAGACCTCGACCCGGAATACGAAGAGATCGCTCTCACTTTGGGAAAATCCAAATGGGAAACTTTTTTAACCGTGATACTTCCGCTTTCCTGGAGAGGAATATTAGCAGGATCTATGATGGCATACGCAAGAGGAATGGGAGAATTCGGGGCCACATTAATGATCGCAGGAAACATTCCTGAAAAAACGCAAACGATCGCACTTGCAATTTATGATTCAGTTCAATCGGGAAAAGACGAATTCTCCATGGTCTTAGTATTCGTTGCATCAGTCACTTGCGTATTGGTATTGACAGTTTCCGGGATCTTACTTAAAAAATCTCATTGGTAA
- the modA gene encoding molybdate ABC transporter substrate-binding protein, protein MIKRIYILLPFLLLLIQFPSYTQEEEKEITISAASSLTDVLKELGTTFKQKTGIKAVFNFGSSGSLYQQIEKGAPVDVFISADQDIVDKGIKAKVLESSSKAMLLKNTLVLIQPKSSKLKIKKLEDLQSSEIKKIAIGNPSSVPAGKYAEEVLAKNHLNISLKEKFIPAENVRQVLDYVGREEVEAGFVYITDAAVAESKVKVSLTLSGHRPILYPGILVTGTKNPEEAKSFLEFLKRSPEAKETFLKYKFILP, encoded by the coding sequence ATGATCAAAAGAATATATATTTTACTTCCTTTTTTACTTCTGCTCATCCAGTTCCCTTCTTACACTCAAGAAGAGGAAAAAGAGATCACAATCTCCGCCGCTTCTAGCTTAACCGATGTGCTCAAAGAACTTGGAACAACATTCAAACAGAAAACAGGGATCAAAGCGGTATTTAATTTCGGATCTTCGGGAAGTTTATACCAACAGATCGAAAAAGGAGCACCTGTAGATGTTTTTATTTCTGCAGACCAAGACATCGTAGACAAAGGGATCAAGGCAAAGGTTTTAGAATCTTCTTCAAAAGCGATGTTGCTCAAAAATACTTTGGTACTCATCCAACCTAAGAGCAGCAAACTTAAAATCAAAAAATTAGAAGACTTACAATCGTCTGAGATCAAAAAGATTGCGATCGGAAATCCAAGTTCTGTGCCGGCAGGAAAATACGCCGAAGAAGTTTTGGCCAAAAATCATTTAAACATTTCTCTGAAAGAAAAATTCATCCCTGCAGAAAACGTAAGGCAGGTATTGGACTATGTGGGAAGAGAAGAAGTAGAAGCCGGATTCGTATACATCACAGATGCTGCCGTCGCAGAATCTAAGGTTAAGGTTTCGTTGACCTTAAGCGGACACAGACCTATCTTATATCCGGGAATTTTAGTGACCGGAACCAAAAATCCGGAAGAAGCAAAATCATTTCTGGAATTCTTAAAAAGATCTCCGGAAGCAAAAGAAACATTCCTAAAATATAAGTTTATACTTCCTTAA
- a CDS encoding ATP-binding cassette domain-containing protein, translating into MSLTVDIRKKLSDGNRKFELDVRFEFSGEFQVLYGPSGAGKSLTLRALAGLLKPDSGKISFENIVYFDSSFKKYIPPQKRNLGYVPQSYGLFPHLTARKNIEFGLNGFFRTLSKKNKETVSYLMNLFEIEETSESYPKHLSGGQKQRVAIARALARDPKILLLDEPFTALHTDLRQKMREELKSLREKINMPILLISHDPKDLEYFGTNALYMEDGKIVSNRP; encoded by the coding sequence ATGTCTTTAACCGTAGATATCCGAAAAAAACTTTCCGATGGAAATCGAAAATTCGAGCTGGATGTGCGGTTTGAATTTTCGGGAGAATTTCAGGTATTGTACGGTCCTTCTGGAGCGGGAAAAAGTCTCACCTTACGTGCATTAGCCGGTTTATTAAAACCGGATTCGGGAAAGATATCTTTCGAAAACATAGTATATTTCGATTCTTCTTTTAAAAAATATATTCCCCCTCAAAAAAGAAATTTAGGATATGTTCCCCAAAGTTATGGGCTCTTTCCTCATTTAACAGCCAGAAAAAATATTGAATTTGGATTAAACGGTTTCTTTCGCACTTTGAGTAAAAAAAACAAGGAAACTGTTTCTTATTTGATGAATTTATTCGAGATAGAGGAAACTTCGGAAAGTTATCCGAAACATCTATCTGGCGGACAAAAACAAAGAGTGGCGATTGCAAGAGCGCTCGCCAGAGATCCTAAAATTTTACTTTTAGATGAGCCATTTACGGCGCTTCATACGGACCTAAGACAAAAGATGAGAGAAGAGTTAAAAAGTCTAAGAGAGAAGATCAATATGCCCATTCTTTTGATCTCTCACGATCCAAAAGATCTGGAATATTTCGGGACTAACGCTCTTTATATGGAAGACGGAAAAATCGTCAGCAATCGTCCTTAA
- a CDS encoding metal-sulfur cluster assembly factor — translation MQLLEQPTQEIEKRVYAEIHRVEDPEIGISVAELGLIYKIQVEGDKAKIEMTYTSMACPAGPQMKQEIQDNALRVEGINSVEVEVVWTPKWDPRAMASEEAKMDLGIFDY, via the coding sequence ATGCAATTATTAGAACAACCAACTCAAGAGATCGAGAAAAGGGTCTATGCTGAGATCCATAGGGTAGAAGATCCGGAGATCGGGATCTCCGTGGCGGAGTTAGGTCTGATCTATAAGATCCAAGTAGAAGGTGATAAGGCAAAGATCGAAATGACTTATACTTCTATGGCTTGTCCCGCAGGTCCTCAAATGAAGCAAGAGATCCAAGACAACGCCCTTAGGGTAGAAGGGATCAACTCTGTAGAAGTGGAAGTAGTTTGGACACCTAAATGGGACCCTAGAGCTATGGCTTCGGAAGAAGCCAAAATGGATCTTGGGATTTTCGATTATTAA
- the chrA gene encoding chromate efflux transporter, with product MKEVFFTFLKLGLISFGGPTAHLAYFYQEFVIRKKWISEEIYKELLAVCQFLPGPASSQLGICIGTLRSGWKAGCIAWVGFTLPSILLMVGFGILLKSNIVPDLKWVHGLKLVAASVVAHAILTMWKNSKSHPYKIYLVIGSAITTLAFSGAFTQLIVILVGAGIGFFLFKEESDLPYVSVSFSVQKKIAFSCLGFFFLLLILLPLLRSFTGWLPFGIADSFYRSGALVFGGGHVVLPLLENEVVRQGWIGKEEFLAGYGAAQAMPGPLFTFASYLGYMISGTSGAILSTVFIFLPSFFLVFGFFPLWEKIRNYPKMRTVIDAIQFSALGILWSAFCTPVFTSSVYSAYDLFVFCSLFALMVFLKIPNWLILIIGLSSPFLNPF from the coding sequence ATGAAGGAAGTATTTTTCACTTTTTTAAAATTAGGTCTGATCTCTTTCGGCGGGCCCACCGCCCATTTAGCTTACTTTTATCAGGAATTTGTAATCCGAAAAAAATGGATCTCCGAGGAGATCTATAAAGAATTACTGGCAGTCTGCCAATTTCTTCCCGGCCCAGCAAGTAGCCAATTGGGGATCTGTATAGGTACTCTTCGTTCCGGCTGGAAAGCAGGCTGTATTGCTTGGGTCGGATTTACCCTTCCTTCTATCTTATTGATGGTCGGTTTTGGTATTTTATTAAAATCGAATATAGTTCCGGATCTAAAATGGGTTCACGGCTTAAAATTGGTGGCGGCTTCGGTTGTAGCCCATGCAATTTTAACCATGTGGAAAAATTCGAAGAGCCATCCTTATAAAATTTATTTGGTGATAGGTTCTGCAATTACAACCTTAGCTTTTTCTGGCGCATTTACTCAATTGATCGTAATTTTAGTTGGAGCAGGCATAGGATTTTTTCTATTTAAGGAAGAATCTGATCTTCCTTACGTTTCCGTTTCTTTTTCGGTCCAGAAAAAGATCGCATTTTCGTGTTTAGGTTTTTTCTTCCTTCTTCTTATATTATTACCTTTGTTAAGATCGTTCACAGGTTGGTTGCCGTTTGGAATTGCAGATTCGTTTTACAGATCAGGTGCTTTGGTTTTTGGAGGAGGGCATGTTGTGCTTCCTTTATTGGAAAACGAAGTAGTAAGACAAGGTTGGATCGGAAAAGAGGAATTTTTAGCGGGATATGGCGCGGCGCAAGCGATGCCCGGTCCTTTATTTACATTCGCCTCTTATTTGGGTTACATGATCTCGGGTACTAGCGGGGCAATCCTTTCCACTGTTTTCATATTTCTTCCATCTTTCTTTCTGGTGTTCGGGTTTTTTCCCCTTTGGGAGAAAATACGAAATTATCCCAAGATGAGAACCGTCATTGATGCCATTCAATTTTCGGCTTTGGGAATTTTATGGTCCGCCTTCTGTACTCCCGTTTTCACTTCCTCCGTATATTCCGCGTATGATCTTTTTGTATTCTGTTCTTTGTTCGCATTGATGGTTTTTCTAAAAATTCCAAACTGGTTGATCTTGATCATAGGCTTAAGTTCTCCCTTTCTAAATCCGTTCTAA
- a CDS encoding DNA-directed RNA polymerase subunit alpha C-terminal domain-containing protein, which produces MDPSRELNFSKGLAAPARRALANQGIHSLLQLTKYSEEELLELHGIGKNAIRVLRAALKDIGKDLKLSS; this is translated from the coding sequence TTGGATCCCAGTAGAGAATTAAATTTTTCGAAAGGCCTTGCTGCACCCGCTCGCAGGGCCTTGGCAAACCAAGGGATCCATTCTTTATTACAATTAACTAAATATTCGGAAGAAGAATTGTTGGAGCTTCACGGGATCGGTAAGAACGCAATCCGAGTCCTGCGTGCAGCTTTGAAAGACATCGGAAAGGATTTGAAACTTTCTTCTTAA
- a CDS encoding AraC family transcriptional regulator — MDFVQKALWFIEGHSKENISLEDVAKNAGVSPFHLTRTFSLTMGVSLMRYLRERRLSEAAKTLVEKESNILDLALDIGYGSHEAFTRAFKDQFSITPEQVKAQGHLGNVNLVEAITLNSEPIPKIDPPRFETIPPRMFAGIVEHYDCQMPAGIPNQWQSFGAYLGNIPSQVGDAAYGVCYNFDAEGNFDYMCGVEVSSPSGLPKEFQVLKIPSQKYAVFTHKGHIAGIRATFAAAGKWFPDSGVKPFEGANLERYGKEFNPVTGMGGLEIWIPVEN, encoded by the coding sequence ATGGATTTTGTTCAAAAGGCTCTCTGGTTTATAGAAGGTCATTCTAAAGAAAATATTTCTCTTGAAGATGTAGCTAAAAATGCGGGGGTTTCGCCCTTTCATCTCACAAGAACTTTTTCTTTGACCATGGGAGTCTCTTTGATGAGATACTTGAGAGAGCGTCGTTTGAGCGAGGCCGCTAAAACATTGGTGGAAAAAGAATCCAATATTTTAGATCTTGCTTTGGATATCGGTTACGGATCGCACGAAGCATTTACTAGAGCTTTCAAAGATCAGTTTTCAATCACTCCCGAGCAAGTAAAAGCCCAGGGTCATCTTGGTAATGTCAACTTAGTGGAGGCTATTACCTTGAACTCAGAACCAATTCCAAAAATCGATCCACCCAGATTTGAAACTATCCCACCTAGAATGTTCGCTGGCATTGTAGAACATTATGACTGCCAGATGCCCGCAGGAATCCCAAACCAATGGCAAAGTTTCGGAGCTTATCTCGGAAATATTCCTTCTCAAGTAGGAGATGCTGCCTATGGAGTTTGTTACAATTTCGATGCAGAAGGTAATTTCGATTATATGTGTGGGGTAGAAGTTTCCAGTCCTTCCGGCTTACCAAAAGAATTTCAGGTCCTTAAGATCCCTTCTCAGAAATATGCAGTGTTTACTCATAAGGGTCATATCGCCGGTATCAGAGCTACGTTTGCAGCCGCAGGTAAATGGTTCCCGGATTCCGGTGTTAAACCTTTCGAAGGTGCAAACCTGGAACGATATGGGAAAGAATTCAATCCTGTCACAGGAATGGGTGGTTTAGAGATTTGGATCCCAGTAGAGAATTAA
- a CDS encoding PIN domain-containing protein, whose protein sequence is MVLYIDTSLLLNILYAEAGYQDHLDYFNRSDLKFGSILLEIESFRSLHFTYSKEGKSLPKTWFKDAESFLGEFISQINLKNLDADIRTEIQKNKEVLELKSLDAAHLATALHIRKSISDDLILCSMDEKFRSVAKKMGFKLYPKK, encoded by the coding sequence ATGGTCTTATATATAGATACTAGTCTTCTATTAAATATTCTTTATGCAGAAGCCGGTTACCAGGACCATTTGGATTATTTTAACAGATCGGATCTCAAATTCGGTTCTATCTTGCTTGAGATAGAAAGTTTCAGAAGTTTACATTTCACCTATTCTAAAGAAGGCAAAAGCCTCCCTAAAACCTGGTTTAAAGATGCAGAATCTTTTTTGGGAGAATTCATTTCCCAGATCAATTTAAAGAATCTAGATGCTGATATTCGGACAGAGATCCAAAAGAATAAGGAAGTTTTAGAACTTAAATCTTTGGACGCAGCTCATCTCGCGACAGCATTGCATATTCGAAAATCCATCTCTGATGATCTGATTTTATGTTCTATGGACGAAAAATTCAGATCAGTAGCTAAAAAAATGGGCTTCAAATTATATCCTAAAAAATAG
- a CDS encoding type II toxin-antitoxin system Phd/YefM family antitoxin — translation MGRKGLTKVATVATINGMKAVGIKDLKNNLSSFLDFVRGGETLLILDRNHPIAEIKKFDQKSDLTKQYLEEAVASNSITPAKNPKGINIPKSLLLNAGTKTKVSAAWKEVYQADRD, via the coding sequence TTGGGGCGAAAAGGGTTGACAAAGGTAGCTACGGTAGCTACTATAAATGGTATGAAAGCGGTAGGGATCAAGGATCTAAAAAATAATCTGAGTAGTTTTCTGGATTTTGTACGAGGTGGGGAGACACTTCTCATTTTGGATAGAAATCATCCTATTGCAGAGATCAAAAAGTTCGACCAAAAATCCGATCTCACCAAACAATATTTGGAAGAAGCAGTGGCTTCTAACTCTATCACCCCTGCTAAAAATCCTAAAGGAATCAATATTCCAAAATCATTATTATTAAATGCTGGAACCAAAACTAAAGTTTCTGCAGCTTGGAAGGAGGTTTACCAAGCGGACAGGGATTAA